The Synergistaceae bacterium genomic interval ACGACACACCTTTATTACGCTTTTCAGGAAATGTCTGCGGGGGATTCTGTTGGGAAGAATTAACCCTTAATCGTTGGCAAGATCCAAAATGTTTAGAGCGATACGGCTTTAAAGTCTACTCACAAAATGACGAGGACGGAATCATACAAGAAATTTTTAACAGAATCGGCACCACTGACAAAAGATTTATAGAATTTGGGGTACAGGACGGACTTGAATCTAATGCACATTATTTGCTGCATAAAGGCTGGTCGGGCTTATGGCTCGAAGGTTCACCCGATTACGTCAAGCAAATTCACACAAAATTTAAACCTGTCATTAAATCCGGTCAACTACGAGTCAAGAACGCATTTATAACGCGCGACAACATCAACGAATTATTTATCAGCGAAAATTTTACGGGCGAAATAGATTTATTATCTATCGACATCGACGGCAATGATTATTATGTCTGGCAGGCAGTCAAAGCAGTTAATCCCAGAGTCGTAATAATCGAATATAACGGGAAATTTCCGCCGGACTTAGACTGGAAAATGGCATATAACGCAAATCACATTTGGGACGGTTCAGACTGGCAGGGAGCGTCGTTAAAAGCTCTTGAACTTCTTGGCCGCGAGTTAGGTTATCAACTTGCAGGAACAAATTTTAACGGTGTAAACGCGTTTTTTGTGCGCAAGGATTTGGCGGACGATAAATTTATTACTCCTGCGACGGCTGAAAATCTCTATAACTCGTTCAGAAGCGATGTAAAATTTGTAATTAGTCATTTTGCGCGCTATTGTCTGGTAAATCAGCAGGAAAATTTTGGCTGGCTTAATTATTACGACGACGGAAAGAAACCAGAACCCAAGCCCAAACCTGTTAGACGCTTCCTCAGAAAAATTATTTACAAAATCGGCAAGGCATGGCGCAACGGTTAAAAAAGGGGATTCCGCTCCCCTCTACTAAATTTTTTATCTGTAAGTTGCTACACCGTTTTTATTGAGTGTAATTTCTGAAATGCTGAACAAGTCAAAATTATGCCACTCGCCGTAAGTCCCGTCTTCAAAATATGCTCTGATGTCCCAGTACTGTGCGTCCTCCCATGGCTCGAAAGTTACTGCAACTGATGCACCGCTCGCGATAGTAAATTCGTCAAGTTCGTCTTCATTGCGCCAGCGTCCTGTACCTGCCGGGCCTATTTGCAAAACTACCATTGTTTCGCCGGTCTCGTTATTGAGCGTAAAATTTTGTGTCAATCTTGCAGCAAAGACTCCTTCAGCCGCTAACAAAACAAGCACAAGGCACACTAAAATTTTTAATAATCTGCGGTTCATGAATAAATCCTCCCTGCAACAAATAAATAATTGAGTTCATTATACAACTAAATATTTGCGTGATATATAATTACAGCAATTCATCATTTATCTTGTAACAGAAGGGGGAGAAAATTTTATGATTTCACGGGAACTCTACAATAATTACATTGCTATTCTGCATGATGAACTTGTGCCGGCGATGGGCTGCACTGAACCTATTGCGATTGCTTATGCAGCAGCTAAGGCACGTGACTCACTCGGTGAAATGCCGGAAAAATTATTTGTCTCTTGTTCGGGAAATATCATCAAAAATGTTAAAGGCGTAATCGTCCCTAATTCAGGAGGTCAAAAGGGTATCGAAGCAGCAGCAATTTTAGGCACCGTCGGAGGCAACCCCGCAAAAGAACTCGAAGTAATTGCAGACGCTGACGACAACGCAAGGACACTCACGAAAAAATTAGTGAGCGAAAAATTTTGTGATATTTCACTCGCTGAAGAAGTCCCGAATCTTTTTATCGAGGTCAAAGCACAAAGCAAGAATCATTCTTCACGCGTAATAATCGAGGACTCTCACACAAATATAACTTTAATAGAGCTTGACGGCAGAAAAATTTTCGAGAATGACCACCACGAAGCAAAAAAAACTATTGCCAAACCTGAAGGCGATCGCGGCAAAATGAGTCTATGCACAATTTTAGAATTTGCTAACGAGCTTGAAATTAAAGACGTTCAAGAAATTTTTGACAGGCAGATAGAATTTAACTCGCGAATCTCACAAGAAGGCCTCGACAACAAATGGGGCGCTAGAGTC includes:
- a CDS encoding serine dehydratase subunit alpha family protein is translated as MISRELYNNYIAILHDELVPAMGCTEPIAIAYAAAKARDSLGEMPEKLFVSCSGNIIKNVKGVIVPNSGGQKGIEAAAILGTVGGNPAKELEVIADADDNARTLTKKLVSEKFCDISLAEEVPNLFIEVKAQSKNHSSRVIIEDSHTNITLIELDGRKIFENDHHEAKKTIAKPEGDRGKMSLCTILEFANELEIKDVQEIFDRQIEFNSRISQEGLDNKWGARVGKTILANWGRDVRSSACARAAAGSDARMSGCPLPVVINSGSGNQGITVTMPVIEYAENWHLSREKLYRALAVSNLVSIYIKHYIGSLSAFCGAVSAASGAGAAITYMAGGDLSGVGRTITNTLANVGGIVCDGAKPSCAAKIASSVNAALLAHYLSMNDDEFKGGEGFVNDDVERTIKNMGYIGKIGMRETDKEILNVMIDRVNVDSSL